A single region of the Salicibibacter cibi genome encodes:
- the recF gene encoding DNA replication/repair protein RecF (All proteins in this family for which functions are known are DNA-binding proteins that assist the filamentation of RecA onto DNA for the initiation of recombination or recombinational repair.) yields the protein MYVRNLSISDYRNLEETTLTFENTVNLVLGENAQGKTNLMEALYMLAFAKSHRTNRDRELITWGKDYARVHGEINKRVNSLSLDIQFSTQGKRAKLNGLEQQRISEFIGALNVVMFAPEDLTLVKGGPKLRRRFIDMEIGQISNVYLYHLAQYHRILKQRNQLLKEYAQKRASDMTLMHEVLTEQLVQAAAQVAQRRLVFIQQLQKWAGPIHRSISRQLEELQIAYVPSADVSLELDLSTIEHRYTKAFHEKKEQELRRGLTLIGPHREDLAIYVNDRDIQTYGSQGQQRTAALSLKLAEIELIEKETADPPVLLLDDVLSELDDFRQSHLLNTIQGRVQTFITTTNISGIKHEVLQHAKTFHVHNGNISPDE from the coding sequence TTGTATGTACGCAATCTCTCGATCAGCGATTATCGAAATCTCGAAGAAACAACCCTCACTTTTGAGAATACCGTTAACTTAGTCTTAGGGGAAAATGCACAAGGAAAAACAAATCTTATGGAAGCATTATACATGCTAGCATTTGCTAAATCGCATCGTACCAATCGTGATCGGGAACTTATTACTTGGGGAAAAGATTACGCACGTGTCCATGGCGAGATAAACAAGAGAGTAAATTCGCTTTCCCTTGATATACAATTTTCAACCCAAGGCAAACGCGCCAAACTAAACGGGTTGGAACAACAACGGATCAGCGAATTTATTGGCGCTTTGAACGTCGTTATGTTTGCCCCTGAAGATTTAACTCTCGTCAAAGGCGGGCCAAAACTGCGCAGACGCTTTATTGATATGGAAATCGGGCAAATCAGCAACGTATACCTTTATCATTTGGCCCAATACCATCGCATATTAAAACAACGAAATCAGTTGCTAAAAGAATATGCCCAAAAGCGAGCATCCGATATGACACTTATGCACGAAGTTTTAACCGAGCAACTCGTGCAAGCTGCCGCTCAAGTTGCACAACGCCGGCTTGTCTTTATCCAGCAACTGCAAAAATGGGCAGGCCCGATCCATCGATCTATTAGCCGACAATTGGAAGAACTGCAAATCGCATATGTTCCGAGTGCCGATGTATCATTAGAGCTAGACTTGTCGACAATAGAGCATAGGTATACAAAAGCTTTTCATGAAAAAAAAGAACAAGAACTGCGCAGAGGTTTAACGCTCATTGGCCCCCATCGGGAAGATCTTGCCATCTATGTGAATGATCGTGACATCCAAACGTATGGTTCCCAAGGGCAACAGCGAACCGCTGCTCTTTCATTAAAATTGGCAGAAATTGAGCTGATCGAAAAAGAGACCGCCGATCCTCCGGTTTTATTATTGGATGATGTCCTCTCGGAACTGGATGATTTTCGCCAATCTCATTTACTAAATACCATCCAGGGCAGAGTACAAACGTTTATTACAACAACAAACATTAGCGGTATTAAACATGAGGTTCTTCAACACGCGAAAACCTTTCATGTCCACAATGGAAATATTTCTCCCGATGAATAA